A genomic region of Eucalyptus grandis isolate ANBG69807.140 chromosome 5, ASM1654582v1, whole genome shotgun sequence contains the following coding sequences:
- the LOC104443817 gene encoding transcription factor GLABRA 3 isoform X2, with protein sequence MVLEWGGGYYNGDIKTRRMTQAIELNGGDHMDLHRSEQLRELYESLSGSEPNPQTSRRPSVALSPEDLADAEWYYLVCMSFIFNIGQCLPGQSLATGKLIWLCNAHCADSKVFSRSLLAKSASIQTVVCFPFLDGVIELGTTDPVLEDPNLIQHVKTYLLESSDLRRSDPCARDNTEETIMISVEAEEGITSLNPNSNGLDPNPQLDDSCIIGELNGVASQIQSWQIENDELSYHIHQSGNSKDSTLQSVLETGTAIPIPNFEKSKDHWPGNLQECNNEELNRVDLRADGLHYQTVLSSILKTSNGLRSGPHREWGEPESGFIGWKKGQHKWQRAKGIPQMLLKKILLEVPQLHARSMLDISKVSCKRDGLWMALTDELSPDHTLSESRQREKINEQFSVLNSIVPLVNKVDKISILDNTIEYVKELQRRAEELESSRTSNGLLAISEGKPQESTERTSDNCGNPRTGLSKQPIVKKRKAHNCDTTETDNDYLRDIPIDYLSVSVNDEDVLIEMRCLWREGVLLEIIEALSHSRLDSHSVQSLSSNGILSVTIKCKLQRSTTTKTTAATIKQALQGVTQNC encoded by the exons AT GGTACTGGAATGGGGTGGTGGGTATTATAATGGTGACATAAAAACCAGGAGGATGACACAAGCTATAGAACTCAATGGAGGAGACCATATGGACTTGCATAGAAGTGAACAGCTACGAGAGCTATATGAATCCCTCTCGGGCAGCGAACCCAATCCACAAACTAGTAGAAGGCCTTCAGTTGCCTTGTCCCCAGAAGATCTTGCCGATGCAGAATGGTATTACTTGGTTTGTATGTCCTTCATCTTCAACATTGGCCAATG TTTGCCTGGACAAAGTTTAGCAACTGGTAAACTGATTTGGCTATGCAATGCGCACTGTGCAGATAGCAAAGTGTTCAGTCGGTCTCTGCTTGCTAAG AGCGCGTCAATTCAG ACTGTTGTGTGCTTCCCCTTTTTGGATGGTGTCATTGAGCTAGGCACAACAGACCCG GTTTTGGAAGATCCTAATCTCATTCAACATGTCAAAACTTACCTCTTAGAGTCTTCAGACTTGAGAAGATCCGACCCTTGTGCTAGAGATAATACTGAAGAAACCATAATGATTTCAGTAGAAGCAGAGGAAGGAATAACTTCACTTAATCCCAATTCAAATGGGCTTGATCCCAACCCACAACTTGATGACTCGTGTATTATTGGAGAATTAAATGGAGTTGCTTCTCAAATACAAAGTTGGCAGATTGAGAATGATGAGCTCAGTTACCACATCCATCAATCCGGAAATTCCAAAGACTCTACTTTGCAATCCGTCCTAGAAACTGGAACAGCCATTCCAATTCCTAATTTTGAGAAGTCCAAAGATCATTGGCCAGGAAACCTTCAAGAATGCAATAACGAAGAACTAAACAGGGTAGACCTTCGAGCTGACGGTTTGCACTACCAGACTGTTCTGTCATCTATCTTGAAAACCTCCAACGGATTAAGATCAGGACCACATCGTGAATGGGGTGAACCAGAGTCAGGTTTCATAGGTTGGAAGAAAGGACAACACAAATGGCAGAGGGCAAAAGGTATTCCACAGATGCTGCTGAAGAAGATCTTGCTTGAAGTGCCTCAGCTGCATGCGAGGAGCATGCTCGACATTTCCAAAGTAAGTTGCAAGAGAGATGGGTTGTGGATGGCTTTGACAGATGAACTCAGTCCAGACCACACACTATCTGAAAGTAGGCAAAGGGAAAAGATAAACGAGCAGTTTTCTGTTCTTAACTCAATCGTCCCATTAGTAAACAAG GTTGACAAAATATCAATACTAGACAACACAATCGAATACGTAAAGGAGCTTCAGAGAAGGGCGGAAGAATTGGAGTCAAGTAGGACGTCAAATGGATTACTGGCAATCTCTGAAGGAAAACCTCAAGAAAGTACAGAGAGGACGTCTGATAACTGTGGCAATCCCAGGACGGGTCTTAGCAAGCAGCCAAtagttaaaaaaaggaaagctcACAACTGTGACACAACAGAAACAGATAACGATTATCTTAGAGATATTCCAATTGATTATTTAAGTGTTAGCGTGAATGATGAAGACGTGCTAATTGAGATGAGGTGTCTTTGGAGGGAAGGAGTACTGCTTGAGATAATTGAAGCTTTAAGCCATTCTAGATTGGATTCTCACTCAGTTCAGTCATTGAGCAGCAACGGTATTCTTTCCGTGACCATTAAATGCAAG CTGCAGagatcaacaacaacaaaaacaacaGCTGCAACGATCAAACAAGCGCTTCAAGGAGTCACTCAGAACTGCTGA
- the LOC104443817 gene encoding transcription factor GLABRA 3 isoform X1, with protein sequence MSAGVQNQGTIKEHFKEQLALAVRNIQWSYAIFWSISAAQLGVLEWGGGYYNGDIKTRRMTQAIELNGGDHMDLHRSEQLRELYESLSGSEPNPQTSRRPSVALSPEDLADAEWYYLVCMSFIFNIGQCLPGQSLATGKLIWLCNAHCADSKVFSRSLLAKSASIQTVVCFPFLDGVIELGTTDPVLEDPNLIQHVKTYLLESSDLRRSDPCARDNTEETIMISVEAEEGITSLNPNSNGLDPNPQLDDSCIIGELNGVASQIQSWQIENDELSYHIHQSGNSKDSTLQSVLETGTAIPIPNFEKSKDHWPGNLQECNNEELNRVDLRADGLHYQTVLSSILKTSNGLRSGPHREWGEPESGFIGWKKGQHKWQRAKGIPQMLLKKILLEVPQLHARSMLDISKVSCKRDGLWMALTDELSPDHTLSESRQREKINEQFSVLNSIVPLVNKVDKISILDNTIEYVKELQRRAEELESSRTSNGLLAISEGKPQESTERTSDNCGNPRTGLSKQPIVKKRKAHNCDTTETDNDYLRDIPIDYLSVSVNDEDVLIEMRCLWREGVLLEIIEALSHSRLDSHSVQSLSSNGILSVTIKCKLQRSTTTKTTAATIKQALQGVTQNC encoded by the exons atgtcAGCTGGAGTCCAAAACCAGGGGACAATTAAAGAGCACTTTAAGGAACAGCTTGCTCTCGCTGTGAGGAATATCCAGTGGAGCTATGCAATCTTCTGGTCAATTTCGGCTGCGCAACTAGG GGTACTGGAATGGGGTGGTGGGTATTATAATGGTGACATAAAAACCAGGAGGATGACACAAGCTATAGAACTCAATGGAGGAGACCATATGGACTTGCATAGAAGTGAACAGCTACGAGAGCTATATGAATCCCTCTCGGGCAGCGAACCCAATCCACAAACTAGTAGAAGGCCTTCAGTTGCCTTGTCCCCAGAAGATCTTGCCGATGCAGAATGGTATTACTTGGTTTGTATGTCCTTCATCTTCAACATTGGCCAATG TTTGCCTGGACAAAGTTTAGCAACTGGTAAACTGATTTGGCTATGCAATGCGCACTGTGCAGATAGCAAAGTGTTCAGTCGGTCTCTGCTTGCTAAG AGCGCGTCAATTCAG ACTGTTGTGTGCTTCCCCTTTTTGGATGGTGTCATTGAGCTAGGCACAACAGACCCG GTTTTGGAAGATCCTAATCTCATTCAACATGTCAAAACTTACCTCTTAGAGTCTTCAGACTTGAGAAGATCCGACCCTTGTGCTAGAGATAATACTGAAGAAACCATAATGATTTCAGTAGAAGCAGAGGAAGGAATAACTTCACTTAATCCCAATTCAAATGGGCTTGATCCCAACCCACAACTTGATGACTCGTGTATTATTGGAGAATTAAATGGAGTTGCTTCTCAAATACAAAGTTGGCAGATTGAGAATGATGAGCTCAGTTACCACATCCATCAATCCGGAAATTCCAAAGACTCTACTTTGCAATCCGTCCTAGAAACTGGAACAGCCATTCCAATTCCTAATTTTGAGAAGTCCAAAGATCATTGGCCAGGAAACCTTCAAGAATGCAATAACGAAGAACTAAACAGGGTAGACCTTCGAGCTGACGGTTTGCACTACCAGACTGTTCTGTCATCTATCTTGAAAACCTCCAACGGATTAAGATCAGGACCACATCGTGAATGGGGTGAACCAGAGTCAGGTTTCATAGGTTGGAAGAAAGGACAACACAAATGGCAGAGGGCAAAAGGTATTCCACAGATGCTGCTGAAGAAGATCTTGCTTGAAGTGCCTCAGCTGCATGCGAGGAGCATGCTCGACATTTCCAAAGTAAGTTGCAAGAGAGATGGGTTGTGGATGGCTTTGACAGATGAACTCAGTCCAGACCACACACTATCTGAAAGTAGGCAAAGGGAAAAGATAAACGAGCAGTTTTCTGTTCTTAACTCAATCGTCCCATTAGTAAACAAG GTTGACAAAATATCAATACTAGACAACACAATCGAATACGTAAAGGAGCTTCAGAGAAGGGCGGAAGAATTGGAGTCAAGTAGGACGTCAAATGGATTACTGGCAATCTCTGAAGGAAAACCTCAAGAAAGTACAGAGAGGACGTCTGATAACTGTGGCAATCCCAGGACGGGTCTTAGCAAGCAGCCAAtagttaaaaaaaggaaagctcACAACTGTGACACAACAGAAACAGATAACGATTATCTTAGAGATATTCCAATTGATTATTTAAGTGTTAGCGTGAATGATGAAGACGTGCTAATTGAGATGAGGTGTCTTTGGAGGGAAGGAGTACTGCTTGAGATAATTGAAGCTTTAAGCCATTCTAGATTGGATTCTCACTCAGTTCAGTCATTGAGCAGCAACGGTATTCTTTCCGTGACCATTAAATGCAAG CTGCAGagatcaacaacaacaaaaacaacaGCTGCAACGATCAAACAAGCGCTTCAAGGAGTCACTCAGAACTGCTGA